Proteins encoded together in one Anopheles darlingi chromosome 3, idAnoDarlMG_H_01, whole genome shotgun sequence window:
- the LOC125953391 gene encoding membrane-bound transcription factor site-1 protease isoform X2: MRIFRPVARRTAPAAVAPFIDEVRWSTLVIVVLVLLQSPSPSVCTHFVPPSNGTAPAAAAAAATNDYVAYSNISNSASSDTIGYSNNSFTSPVSPAIGHTTPAGRERSSDGPSNGSTASRPCCDSANRTASSGNSSIPSPQTHRVVIEFSSKIVQNEYIVQFNGYYRQRERQSFIQTALNGSKVQKWRILPRSNPAQDFASDFDVLALEEPSGDSEHDGLALLRSHPSIKSISPQRMVQRELKYVPLRSDRQQEEETGEKNNEDDDGDEEEPAIDLNDPETNDFIQFVQRRRLATEEFSQQQEEAAAAAAAAAADRPPNRHSNRRLLRAIPRQITSLLKADVLWNMGITGKGVKVAVFDTGLSKSHPHFKRIKERTNWTNEKTLDDGVSHGTFVAGIIASAKECLGFAPDAELHIFRVFTNNQVSYTSWFLDAFNYAILRKINVLNLSIGGPDFLDQPFVDKVLELSANRVIMVSAIGNDGPLYGTLNNPGDQMDVIGVGGMDYADNIAKFSSRGMTTWELPGGYGRLKPDIVTYGSQVKGSNLNGGCKSLSGTSVASPMVAGAVTLIASGVLERLDDLNPASMKQALIEGAQRLQDNNMFEQGHGKLNILRSMKLLSTYKPKVTLSPAYLDFTEDYQWPYTTQSLYYSAIPVIANVTILNGMGVSGKVLSRPTWHPYSNEHGHLLNVSISYSEQLWPWSGWMAVHIGVNEAGRAFEGIAQGHITLTVQSPAQGPDESEPRNGTVSFAIKVRIIPQPPRRKRILWDQYHSLRYPPGYLPRDNLKIKSDPLDWRADHVHTNFKDMYTHLRNAGYYVEVLGAPYTCFNATYYGTLLIVDPEEEYFEEEIVKLHRDVLEHELSVIVFADWYNTTVMRKIKFYDENTRQWWMPDTGGANVPALNELLAGFGIALGDRVADGYFDMRDHRMYYASGANIVRFPAGAGTIVVERDLLDEGLGIAMPDESRPKVRSKTAILGMLQTDRKVYGTGSRLQSATPNPEPGARVPEEGNTVEDGEGDAGMGSIDRDSIINKRILLNIRSLPADEEDDVPNEGGEFREQDPAPPGQHQQQQQAGPPSVPVDAVEIQEEPIDEELGSLVLRERTKPQQNNYTGPSVSRPRKIDDGSRNDVGPTGGRIAVYGDSNCLDSTHLEKPCFWLLDSLLEYTMTGHVTSLLRELNSSRRTEQLEENQKPPQRMQHNNLHLYSKVLVTHSSVHAKRPLPKCDRLAWEQPVTLNMSTLTGLNDRLLTLEQEQQLQQQRQQQLQQQQQQLIQQRQLQQSNKVPPPIPLFGNELDDINFFPSSVLSANDEPDLPGWRNKKTDKIPPNAPPSIGGGAIVGAGQGANGPTPVLGIKTVPLSVNDHRQQQMNEQMRLAAAGGDGLTRGDGPVLRNSVTAGPSQQLLHSSTATGGSVRRPSMVVDWLTSKSFLLLAGIALFVLLNWLRRTKGLTIKRRLNYVFKKIGF; this comes from the exons GATAGTGCAAACCGTACCGCGTCGAGTgggaacagcagcatcccctcCCCTCAGACGCACCGCGTAGTGATTGAGTTTTCCAGCAAAATCGTCCAGAACGAGTACATCGTCCAGTTCAATGGCTACTACAGGCAACGCGAGCGCCAGAGTTTCATTCAAACCGCCCTGAACGGCTCGAAG GTTCAAAAGTGGCGCATCTTGCCCAGAAGCAATCCGGCACAGGATTTTGCCAGTGATTTCGATGTGCTCGCACTGGAAGAACCGTCTGGTGATAGCGAACACGATGGATTGGCGTTGCTACGTTCACATCCCTCCATCAAAAGCATCTCACCGCAGCGTATGGTACAGCGGGAGCTCAAGTACGTACCGCTACGCTCCGATcggcagcaggaagaggaaaccggtgaaaaaaacaatgaggatgatgatggtgatgaagaagAACCGGCGATCGATCTCAACGATCCCGAAACGAatgatttcattcaattcGTGCAACGTCGGCGCCTAGCAACGGAAGAGtttagccagcagcaggaggaggctgcggctgctgcagctgcagctgccgccgACCGCCCACCGAATCGTCATTCAAATCGTCGCCTACTGCGTGCCATCCCAAGGCAAATCACCTCGTTGCTAAAGGCGGACGTCCTGTGGAACATGGGTATCACCGGGAAAGGTGTCAAGGTGGCCGTATTCGATACGGGCCTTTCCAAATCCCATCCACACTTCAAACGCATCAAAGAACGCACGAACTGGACGAACGAGAAAACGCTCGATGATGGCGTTAGCCACGGGACATTCGTGGCCGGTATTATCGCGTCTGCGAAGGAATGCCTCGGTTTTGCGCCCGACGCCGAGTTGCACATCTTTCGCGTCTTCACCAACAATCAAGTGTCGTACACATCGTGGTTTCTCGATGCCTTCAATTACGCCATACTGCGAAAGATCAACGTTCTGAATCTCAGCATTGGCGGGCCCGATTTTCTCGATCAACCGTTCGTCGATAAGGTGCTGGAACTGTCGGCAAACCGCGTGATCATGGTGTCGGCGATCGGTAACGATGGTCCACTGTACGGTACGCTTAACAATCCCGGTGATCAGATGGACGTGATCGGCGTCGGTGGCATGGATTATGCGGACAACATTGCCAAATTCAGCTCCCGTGGTATGACCACCTGGGAGTTGCCCGGTGGCTATGGGCGCCTTAAGCCCGACATTGTCACCTATGGGAGTCAGGTGAAGGGCAGCAACCTGAACGGAGGCTGTAAGTCTCTTTCAGGAACGTCTGTCGCTTCGCCTATGGTGGCCGGTGCGGTAACATTGATAGCGAGCGGTGTTCTCGAACGACTCGACGATCTCAATCCGGCCTCGATGAAGCAAGCGCTGATCGAGGGTGCCCAACGGTTGCAGGACAACAATATGTTCGAGCAGGGTCACGGGAAACTCAACATTTTGCGCAGCATGAAACTACTGTCGACGTATAAACCGAAGGTGACGCTATCGCCGGCATATCTCGATTTCACCGAGGACTACCAATGGCCGTACACGACACAAAGCCTGTACTATAGTGCCATCCCGGTGATCGCTAACGTAACGATTCTCAATGGGATGGGAGTGAGCGGAAAAGTGCTCAGTAGGCCGACGTGGCATCCGTATAGCAACGAGCACGGCCATCTACTGAACGTATCGATCAGCTACTCCGAGCAGCTTTGGCCCTGGTCGGGCTGGATGGCGGTACATATTGGTGTGAATGAAGCAGGTCGTGCCTTCGAGGGAATCGCCCAGGGTCACATCACGCTAACCGTGCAAAGCCCAGCACAGGGACCGGATGAAAGTGAACCGCGCAATGGAACGGTTAGTTTTGCGATCAAAGTACGGATcataccacaaccaccacgccGGAAGCGCATCCTGTGGGATCAGTATCACAGCTTACGGTATCCACCCGGTTATCTGCCGCGCGATAACTTAAAGATCAAATCGGATCCACTCGACTGGCGTGCAGATCATGTACACACGAACTTCAAGGACATGTATACGCACCTCCGGAACGCAGGGTATTACGTGGAGGTGCTCGGTGCACCGTACACCTGCTTCAACGCGACTTACTACGGTACGCTGCTGATCGTCGATCCGGAGGAGGAGTACTTCGAGGAGGAAATCGTGAAGCTACACCGGGACGTGCTGGAGCACGAGCTAAGCGTGATCGTGTTCGCCGACTGGTACAACACGACCGTCATGCGCAAGATCAAGTTCTACGATGAAAACACACGCCAATGGTGGATGCCGGATACGGGCGGTGCGAACGTACCGGCACTGAATGAGTTGCTCGCGGGATTCGGTATAGCGCTCGGCGATCGCGTTGCCGATGGGTACTTTGATATGCGCGATCATCGGATGTACTACGCATCCGGCGCTAACATAGTACGCTTCCCGGCTGGAGCCGGTACGATCGTGGTCGAGCGTGATTTACTGGACGAAGGATTGGGTATTGCAATGCCAGATGAGAGTCGTCCAAAGGTTCGCTCCAAGACGGCCATCCTCGGTATGCTACAAACCGACCGAAAGGTATACGGAACCGGGAGTCGGTTACAATCAGCCACACCAAATCCTGAGCCCGGTGCGCGCGTACCGGAAGAGGGCAATACAGTAGAGGACGGTGAGGGTGATGCTGGTatgggatcgatcgatcgcgattcgATCATTAACAAGCGGATCCTGCTGAACATTCGCTCACTACCGgcggacgaggaggatgacgTTCCGAATGAGGGTGGTGAATTCCGAGAACAGgatccagcaccaccgggtcaacatcaacagcagcagcaggctggaCCACCCTCGGTACCGGTAGATGCGGTCGAGATACAGGAGGAGCCGATCGATGAGGAGCTAGGCTCGTTAGTATTGCGAGAACGCACGAAACCACAGCAGAATAATTACACCGGACCATCCGTATCGCGACCGCGTAAGATTGACGATGGAAGCAGGAATGATGTCGGTCCGACCGGGGGCCGGATAGCCGTGTACGGTGATTCAAACTGTCTCGATTCGACGCATCTGGAGAAACCGTGCTTCTGGTTGCTTGATTCGTTGCTCGAGTACACGATGACCGGGCACGTGACGAGCTTACTTCGGGAGCTAAACAGTAGCCGGCGAACGGAGCAGTTGGAAG aaaatcaaaaacccccACAACGGATGCAGCACAACAATCTGCATCTCTACTCGAAGGTGCTAGTCACGCATTCGTCGGTACACGCAAAACGGCCTCTGCCCAAATGCGACCGGCTAGCATGGGAACAACCGGTCACGCTGAACATGTCTACCCTAACCGGACTGAACGATCGGCTACTGACGCtcgagcaggaacagcaactgcaacagcaacggcaacaacagctacagcagcagcagcaacaactcatCCAGCAACGTCAACtgcaacaatcaaacaaagtCCCTCCGCCGATTCCGCTGTTCGGGAACGAGCTCGATGATATAAACTTTTTCC CATCGTCCGTACTGAGCGCAAACGATGAACCGGACCTACCTGGGTGGCGGAATAAGAAGACGGACAAAATACCTCCCAACGCACCGccctcgatcggtggtggtgcgatcgTTGGTGCCGGCCAGGGTGCCAACGGTCCAACGCCCGTGCTCGGTATTAAGACGGTTCCGCTCAGCGTGAAcgatcaccggcagcagcaaatgaacGAGCAGATGCGGTTGGCGGCCGCAGGAGGTGATGGACTGACGAGAGGAGACGGTCCGGTATTACGAAACAGTGTAACGGCAGGCCCATCGCAGCAACTACTACACAGCTCTACGGCTACGGGGGGTTCGGTTAGGCGCCCTTCGATGGTAGTTGACTGGCTCACATCGAAGAGCTTCTTGCTGCTGGCCGGGATTGCGCTTTTCGTGCTTCTCAACTGGCTCCGCCGGACCAAAGGGTTGACCATTAAGCGAAGGcttaattatgttttcaaaaagaTTGGCTTCTAA
- the LOC125953391 gene encoding membrane-bound transcription factor site-1 protease isoform X1, with protein sequence MRIFRPVARRTAPAAVAPFIDEVRWSTLVIVVLVLLQSPSPSVCTHFVPPSNGTAPAAAAAAATNDYVAYSNISNSASSDTIGYSNNSFTSPVSPAIGHTTPAGRERSSDGPSNGSTASRPCCDSANRTASSGNSSIPSPQTHRVVIEFSSKIVQNEYIVQFNGYYRQRERQSFIQTALNGSKVQKWRILPRSNPAQDFASDFDVLALEEPSGDSEHDGLALLRSHPSIKSISPQRMVQRELKYVPLRSDRQQEEETGEKNNEDDDGDEEEPAIDLNDPETNDFIQFVQRRRLATEEFSQQQEEAAAAAAAAAADRPPNRHSNRRLLRAIPRQITSLLKADVLWNMGITGKGVKVAVFDTGLSKSHPHFKRIKERTNWTNEKTLDDGVSHGTFVAGIIASAKECLGFAPDAELHIFRVFTNNQVSYTSWFLDAFNYAILRKINVLNLSIGGPDFLDQPFVDKVLELSANRVIMVSAIGNDGPLYGTLNNPGDQMDVIGVGGMDYADNIAKFSSRGMTTWELPGGYGRLKPDIVTYGSQVKGSNLNGGCKSLSGTSVASPMVAGAVTLIASGVLERLDDLNPASMKQALIEGAQRLQDNNMFEQGHGKLNILRSMKLLSTYKPKVTLSPAYLDFTEDYQWPYTTQSLYYSAIPVIANVTILNGMGVSGKVLSRPTWHPYSNEHGHLLNVSISYSEQLWPWSGWMAVHIGVNEAGRAFEGIAQGHITLTVQSPAQGPDESEPRNGTVSFAIKVRIIPQPPRRKRILWDQYHSLRYPPGYLPRDNLKIKSDPLDWRADHVHTNFKDMYTHLRNAGYYVEVLGAPYTCFNATYYGTLLIVDPEEEYFEEEIVKLHRDVLEHELSVIVFADWYNTTVMRKIKFYDENTRQWWMPDTGGANVPALNELLAGFGIALGDRVADGYFDMRDHRMYYASGANIVRFPAGAGTIVVERDLLDEGLGIAMPDESRPKVRSKTAILGMLQTDRKVYGTGSRLQSATPNPEPGARVPEEGNTVEDGEGDAGMGSIDRDSIINKRILLNIRSLPADEEDDVPNEGGEFREQDPAPPGQHQQQQQAGPPSVPVDAVEIQEEPIDEELGSLVLRERTKPQQNNYTGPSVSRPRKIDDGSRNDVGPTGGRIAVYGDSNCLDSTHLEKPCFWLLDSLLEYTMTGHVTSLLRELNSSRRTEQLEENQKPPQRMQHNNLHLYSKVLVTHSSVHAKRPLPKCDRLAWEQPVTLNMSTLTGLNDRLLTLEQEQQLQQQRQQQLQQQQQQLIQQRQLQQSNKVPPPIPLFGNELDDINFFRKLEVVSQKASSVLSANDEPDLPGWRNKKTDKIPPNAPPSIGGGAIVGAGQGANGPTPVLGIKTVPLSVNDHRQQQMNEQMRLAAAGGDGLTRGDGPVLRNSVTAGPSQQLLHSSTATGGSVRRPSMVVDWLTSKSFLLLAGIALFVLLNWLRRTKGLTIKRRLNYVFKKIGF encoded by the exons GATAGTGCAAACCGTACCGCGTCGAGTgggaacagcagcatcccctcCCCTCAGACGCACCGCGTAGTGATTGAGTTTTCCAGCAAAATCGTCCAGAACGAGTACATCGTCCAGTTCAATGGCTACTACAGGCAACGCGAGCGCCAGAGTTTCATTCAAACCGCCCTGAACGGCTCGAAG GTTCAAAAGTGGCGCATCTTGCCCAGAAGCAATCCGGCACAGGATTTTGCCAGTGATTTCGATGTGCTCGCACTGGAAGAACCGTCTGGTGATAGCGAACACGATGGATTGGCGTTGCTACGTTCACATCCCTCCATCAAAAGCATCTCACCGCAGCGTATGGTACAGCGGGAGCTCAAGTACGTACCGCTACGCTCCGATcggcagcaggaagaggaaaccggtgaaaaaaacaatgaggatgatgatggtgatgaagaagAACCGGCGATCGATCTCAACGATCCCGAAACGAatgatttcattcaattcGTGCAACGTCGGCGCCTAGCAACGGAAGAGtttagccagcagcaggaggaggctgcggctgctgcagctgcagctgccgccgACCGCCCACCGAATCGTCATTCAAATCGTCGCCTACTGCGTGCCATCCCAAGGCAAATCACCTCGTTGCTAAAGGCGGACGTCCTGTGGAACATGGGTATCACCGGGAAAGGTGTCAAGGTGGCCGTATTCGATACGGGCCTTTCCAAATCCCATCCACACTTCAAACGCATCAAAGAACGCACGAACTGGACGAACGAGAAAACGCTCGATGATGGCGTTAGCCACGGGACATTCGTGGCCGGTATTATCGCGTCTGCGAAGGAATGCCTCGGTTTTGCGCCCGACGCCGAGTTGCACATCTTTCGCGTCTTCACCAACAATCAAGTGTCGTACACATCGTGGTTTCTCGATGCCTTCAATTACGCCATACTGCGAAAGATCAACGTTCTGAATCTCAGCATTGGCGGGCCCGATTTTCTCGATCAACCGTTCGTCGATAAGGTGCTGGAACTGTCGGCAAACCGCGTGATCATGGTGTCGGCGATCGGTAACGATGGTCCACTGTACGGTACGCTTAACAATCCCGGTGATCAGATGGACGTGATCGGCGTCGGTGGCATGGATTATGCGGACAACATTGCCAAATTCAGCTCCCGTGGTATGACCACCTGGGAGTTGCCCGGTGGCTATGGGCGCCTTAAGCCCGACATTGTCACCTATGGGAGTCAGGTGAAGGGCAGCAACCTGAACGGAGGCTGTAAGTCTCTTTCAGGAACGTCTGTCGCTTCGCCTATGGTGGCCGGTGCGGTAACATTGATAGCGAGCGGTGTTCTCGAACGACTCGACGATCTCAATCCGGCCTCGATGAAGCAAGCGCTGATCGAGGGTGCCCAACGGTTGCAGGACAACAATATGTTCGAGCAGGGTCACGGGAAACTCAACATTTTGCGCAGCATGAAACTACTGTCGACGTATAAACCGAAGGTGACGCTATCGCCGGCATATCTCGATTTCACCGAGGACTACCAATGGCCGTACACGACACAAAGCCTGTACTATAGTGCCATCCCGGTGATCGCTAACGTAACGATTCTCAATGGGATGGGAGTGAGCGGAAAAGTGCTCAGTAGGCCGACGTGGCATCCGTATAGCAACGAGCACGGCCATCTACTGAACGTATCGATCAGCTACTCCGAGCAGCTTTGGCCCTGGTCGGGCTGGATGGCGGTACATATTGGTGTGAATGAAGCAGGTCGTGCCTTCGAGGGAATCGCCCAGGGTCACATCACGCTAACCGTGCAAAGCCCAGCACAGGGACCGGATGAAAGTGAACCGCGCAATGGAACGGTTAGTTTTGCGATCAAAGTACGGATcataccacaaccaccacgccGGAAGCGCATCCTGTGGGATCAGTATCACAGCTTACGGTATCCACCCGGTTATCTGCCGCGCGATAACTTAAAGATCAAATCGGATCCACTCGACTGGCGTGCAGATCATGTACACACGAACTTCAAGGACATGTATACGCACCTCCGGAACGCAGGGTATTACGTGGAGGTGCTCGGTGCACCGTACACCTGCTTCAACGCGACTTACTACGGTACGCTGCTGATCGTCGATCCGGAGGAGGAGTACTTCGAGGAGGAAATCGTGAAGCTACACCGGGACGTGCTGGAGCACGAGCTAAGCGTGATCGTGTTCGCCGACTGGTACAACACGACCGTCATGCGCAAGATCAAGTTCTACGATGAAAACACACGCCAATGGTGGATGCCGGATACGGGCGGTGCGAACGTACCGGCACTGAATGAGTTGCTCGCGGGATTCGGTATAGCGCTCGGCGATCGCGTTGCCGATGGGTACTTTGATATGCGCGATCATCGGATGTACTACGCATCCGGCGCTAACATAGTACGCTTCCCGGCTGGAGCCGGTACGATCGTGGTCGAGCGTGATTTACTGGACGAAGGATTGGGTATTGCAATGCCAGATGAGAGTCGTCCAAAGGTTCGCTCCAAGACGGCCATCCTCGGTATGCTACAAACCGACCGAAAGGTATACGGAACCGGGAGTCGGTTACAATCAGCCACACCAAATCCTGAGCCCGGTGCGCGCGTACCGGAAGAGGGCAATACAGTAGAGGACGGTGAGGGTGATGCTGGTatgggatcgatcgatcgcgattcgATCATTAACAAGCGGATCCTGCTGAACATTCGCTCACTACCGgcggacgaggaggatgacgTTCCGAATGAGGGTGGTGAATTCCGAGAACAGgatccagcaccaccgggtcaacatcaacagcagcagcaggctggaCCACCCTCGGTACCGGTAGATGCGGTCGAGATACAGGAGGAGCCGATCGATGAGGAGCTAGGCTCGTTAGTATTGCGAGAACGCACGAAACCACAGCAGAATAATTACACCGGACCATCCGTATCGCGACCGCGTAAGATTGACGATGGAAGCAGGAATGATGTCGGTCCGACCGGGGGCCGGATAGCCGTGTACGGTGATTCAAACTGTCTCGATTCGACGCATCTGGAGAAACCGTGCTTCTGGTTGCTTGATTCGTTGCTCGAGTACACGATGACCGGGCACGTGACGAGCTTACTTCGGGAGCTAAACAGTAGCCGGCGAACGGAGCAGTTGGAAG aaaatcaaaaacccccACAACGGATGCAGCACAACAATCTGCATCTCTACTCGAAGGTGCTAGTCACGCATTCGTCGGTACACGCAAAACGGCCTCTGCCCAAATGCGACCGGCTAGCATGGGAACAACCGGTCACGCTGAACATGTCTACCCTAACCGGACTGAACGATCGGCTACTGACGCtcgagcaggaacagcaactgcaacagcaacggcaacaacagctacagcagcagcagcaacaactcatCCAGCAACGTCAACtgcaacaatcaaacaaagtCCCTCCGCCGATTCCGCTGTTCGGGAACGAGCTCGATGATATAAACTTTTTCCGTAAGTTGGAAGTAGTGAGTCAGAAAG CATCGTCCGTACTGAGCGCAAACGATGAACCGGACCTACCTGGGTGGCGGAATAAGAAGACGGACAAAATACCTCCCAACGCACCGccctcgatcggtggtggtgcgatcgTTGGTGCCGGCCAGGGTGCCAACGGTCCAACGCCCGTGCTCGGTATTAAGACGGTTCCGCTCAGCGTGAAcgatcaccggcagcagcaaatgaacGAGCAGATGCGGTTGGCGGCCGCAGGAGGTGATGGACTGACGAGAGGAGACGGTCCGGTATTACGAAACAGTGTAACGGCAGGCCCATCGCAGCAACTACTACACAGCTCTACGGCTACGGGGGGTTCGGTTAGGCGCCCTTCGATGGTAGTTGACTGGCTCACATCGAAGAGCTTCTTGCTGCTGGCCGGGATTGCGCTTTTCGTGCTTCTCAACTGGCTCCGCCGGACCAAAGGGTTGACCATTAAGCGAAGGcttaattatgttttcaaaaagaTTGGCTTCTAA